From Afipia carboxidovorans OM5, one genomic window encodes:
- a CDS encoding PAS domain-containing sensor histidine kinase has protein sequence MARVHAAESCVQSDSIKGLAQSIAQPAYNRLLIVEPLLRRAVPTLIIAFLATILIGACVQVLDQNRQKHNAVTREIASLADLVTERIERFAARRPDSTLSADRLLAALPGMVPPWANASGRTIVVSGLDRANVQLALDGKSDAILDNLLPAQLQALSANPNAAMELTLQDGRKVMAAERALSTQGRVIVVQDQNAASWRSDTTLLITLSATTGFVVLILGFAFHWQSSRARESDLINDAVRGRIDTALNRGRCGLWDWDLSRGRIFWSQSMFTMLGLDGRNDLLAFGEVNALVHSEDIDLMAIADKLLSSEIDHIDQTFRMRHTNGHWIWLCVRCELAETGANGSHLIGIALDITEQKCLAERKIEADLRLRDAIETIPEAFVLWDSENRLVLCNSHFQRLHKLPDSAVVAGTPYETVIDVGHMPEIRARVAGSDISTPGARTFEAQLNDGSWLHISERRTKDGGFVSVGTDITQIKHHEQRLVDNDLRLTAYVVDLKRSQTALERQARELADLAQKYAEEKRRAEEANQTKSKFLANMSHELRTPLNAIIGFSEVMGRGMFGALGSERYQEYCQDILSSGNYLLEVINDVLDMSKIEAGRMKLDPEELDLSQTISESMRVASSRADGKSLTLDARIDGAIPIVADRRAMKQIMVNLLSNAVKFTPDGGRILVRSRTRSGKVIVTIADSGIGIPKEALARLGRPFEQVESQLTKSYHGSGLGLAIAKSLAHLHGGTLKLRSRLGIGTVVSIILPSNGATVEVLRDAPALASETAPAPRLASPEAAPRPRKSRARRRPAPSPAADLPQPYLV, from the coding sequence ATGGCGCGCGTGCACGCGGCAGAATCGTGCGTTCAATCCGATTCCATCAAGGGGTTGGCGCAATCGATCGCCCAACCGGCGTATAACCGCCTTCTCATCGTCGAGCCGCTTCTTCGACGCGCAGTCCCCACCCTCATCATCGCTTTCCTGGCCACCATCCTGATCGGCGCCTGCGTGCAGGTGCTCGATCAGAACCGGCAGAAGCATAATGCGGTGACGCGCGAGATCGCCTCGCTTGCGGACCTCGTCACCGAGCGGATCGAACGCTTCGCCGCGCGCCGCCCCGACAGCACGCTCTCCGCCGACCGCCTTCTCGCTGCGCTGCCCGGCATGGTGCCGCCATGGGCCAACGCCTCCGGCCGCACCATCGTCGTCAGCGGACTCGACCGCGCGAACGTGCAACTCGCGCTCGACGGCAAGAGCGACGCGATCCTCGACAACCTGCTGCCCGCCCAGCTTCAGGCGCTGAGCGCAAACCCGAATGCCGCGATGGAACTGACACTGCAGGATGGCCGCAAGGTGATGGCGGCCGAACGCGCGCTCTCCACACAGGGCCGCGTTATCGTGGTGCAGGACCAGAACGCCGCCTCATGGCGCTCCGATACGACGCTCTTGATTACGCTGTCGGCGACCACCGGCTTCGTGGTGTTGATCCTCGGCTTCGCCTTCCACTGGCAATCGAGCCGCGCACGCGAAAGCGACCTCATCAACGACGCCGTGCGCGGACGCATCGACACCGCGCTCAATCGCGGCCGCTGCGGCCTGTGGGACTGGGACCTTTCGCGCGGGCGCATCTTCTGGTCGCAGTCGATGTTCACCATGCTGGGGCTCGACGGTCGCAACGACCTGCTCGCTTTCGGCGAGGTCAATGCGCTGGTGCATTCCGAAGACATCGACCTGATGGCGATCGCGGACAAGCTTCTGTCGAGCGAGATCGACCACATCGATCAGACCTTCCGCATGCGCCACACCAACGGCCACTGGATCTGGCTGTGCGTGCGCTGCGAACTCGCCGAGACCGGTGCCAACGGCAGCCACCTGATCGGCATCGCGCTCGACATCACCGAGCAGAAGTGCCTCGCGGAACGCAAGATCGAGGCCGACCTGCGGCTCCGCGACGCGATCGAGACCATTCCGGAAGCGTTCGTGCTGTGGGATTCGGAAAACCGCCTGGTGCTGTGCAACTCGCACTTCCAGCGCCTGCACAAGCTGCCGGATTCGGCGGTGGTCGCCGGCACACCCTATGAGACAGTGATCGACGTCGGCCACATGCCGGAAATCCGCGCACGGGTTGCGGGCAGCGATATCTCGACGCCGGGCGCGCGGACCTTCGAGGCGCAACTCAACGACGGAAGCTGGCTGCACATCAGCGAGCGGCGCACCAAGGACGGTGGCTTCGTGTCGGTCGGCACCGACATCACCCAGATCAAGCATCACGAGCAGCGCCTCGTCGACAACGATCTGCGGCTCACCGCTTATGTCGTCGATCTCAAACGCTCGCAGACGGCACTTGAGCGGCAGGCGCGCGAACTGGCCGACCTCGCGCAGAAATACGCCGAGGAAAAACGCCGCGCCGAGGAAGCGAACCAGACCAAGTCGAAATTCCTCGCCAACATGAGTCACGAGCTGCGCACGCCGCTCAACGCCATCATCGGCTTCTCCGAGGTGATGGGCCGCGGCATGTTCGGCGCGCTCGGCTCCGAGCGCTATCAGGAATACTGTCAGGATATTCTGTCGAGCGGCAATTACCTGCTCGAAGTCATCAACGACGTGCTCGACATGTCCAAGATCGAGGCCGGGCGCATGAAGCTCGATCCGGAAGAGCTCGATCTGTCGCAGACGATTTCCGAATCCATGCGCGTCGCCTCAAGCCGCGCCGACGGCAAGAGCCTCACGCTCGATGCGCGGATCGACGGCGCGATCCCGATCGTCGCGGATCGCCGCGCGATGAAGCAGATCATGGTCAACCTGCTGTCGAACGCGGTGAAGTTCACGCCGGATGGCGGCCGCATTCTGGTACGCAGCCGCACCCGCAGCGGCAAGGTGATCGTGACGATCGCCGACAGCGGCATCGGCATTCCGAAGGAAGCACTCGCCCGCCTCGGCCGCCCGTTCGAGCAGGTCGAAAGCCAGCTCACCAAGAGCTATCACGGCTCCGGCCTCGGTCTTGCGATTGCAAAATCGCTCGCGCATCTGCACGGCGGCACGCTGAAGCTGCGCTCTCGGCTCGGTATCGGCACCGTGGTCAGCATCATCCTGCCGAGCAACGGTGCGACCGTAGAGGTTCTCAGGGACGCGCCTGCATTAGCTTCAGAAACAGCTCCCGCACCTCGGCTTGCGTCTCCCGAAGCCGCGCCTCGACCGCGGAAAAGTCGGGCGCGTCGGCGGCCCGCGCCATCACCCGCAGCAGATCTTCCCCAGCCGTATCTGGTTTGA
- the sucC gene encoding ADP-forming succinate--CoA ligase subunit beta — translation MNLHEFQAKQILAGYGLPSPGGKVAITAEQAVAIYNELGGGDMAVKAQVHAGGRAQAGGVKIVHSEKEAKAVATSLLGKKLVTAQTGPAGRVVRRIYLEKAVEPVRELHVALLIDGSSGTLTLFGSARGGDDIEERAARGELRLERLSLGDGSKRQADNVAAFATRIRIDAGSVAAFEKIVDGLRRAFVDLDASLIEINPLAILRDGSFQALDVKMVLEDNALFRHPDLTALRDEDEIDHREVEAQRHQLNFVSMDGNIGVVANGAGLGLASVDLVCAAGGKPANFMDIRTTATSLDVAYGFGLLLDNPATRAIFLNVHGGGMQPCDTIAEGLGIAMRRTGRSLPIVARLAGNNAEFARSRFVNFGCPVVDCPDMWTAATKVVAIAQKGG, via the coding sequence GTGAATCTGCACGAGTTTCAGGCCAAACAAATCCTGGCGGGCTACGGGTTGCCCTCGCCGGGCGGCAAGGTTGCCATCACAGCCGAACAGGCTGTCGCCATTTATAATGAGCTCGGCGGCGGTGACATGGCCGTCAAGGCGCAGGTCCATGCCGGTGGCCGCGCACAGGCGGGCGGCGTCAAGATCGTCCATTCCGAGAAAGAGGCAAAGGCGGTCGCGACCTCGCTGCTCGGCAAGAAGCTCGTCACCGCGCAGACCGGCCCGGCCGGGCGCGTGGTCCGGCGCATCTATCTCGAAAAGGCGGTCGAGCCCGTGCGCGAGCTGCACGTCGCACTCCTGATCGACGGCTCCTCCGGTACCCTCACATTGTTCGGCAGCGCCCGTGGCGGCGACGATATCGAGGAGCGTGCCGCGCGCGGCGAGTTGCGGCTCGAGCGTCTCAGCCTCGGCGATGGCTCCAAGCGGCAGGCCGACAACGTCGCGGCTTTTGCGACGCGCATCCGCATCGATGCCGGTTCGGTGGCGGCCTTCGAGAAGATCGTCGATGGCCTGCGCCGCGCCTTTGTCGATCTCGACGCAAGCCTGATCGAAATCAACCCGCTCGCGATCCTGCGCGACGGCAGCTTCCAGGCGCTCGACGTCAAGATGGTGCTGGAAGACAACGCGCTGTTCCGCCATCCCGACCTCACCGCACTGCGCGATGAGGACGAGATTGATCATCGCGAGGTCGAGGCGCAGCGCCACCAGCTCAACTTCGTCAGCATGGACGGCAATATCGGCGTGGTCGCCAACGGCGCGGGCTTAGGCCTTGCGAGCGTCGACCTCGTCTGTGCGGCGGGCGGCAAGCCCGCGAACTTCATGGATATCCGCACCACGGCGACGAGCCTCGATGTCGCCTACGGCTTCGGCCTCCTGCTCGACAATCCCGCGACGCGTGCGATTTTCCTCAATGTCCACGGCGGCGGCATGCAGCCTTGCGACACCATCGCGGAAGGCCTCGGCATCGCCATGCGCCGCACCGGCCGCTCGTTGCCGATCGTGGCGCGGCTCGCTGGCAACAACGCCGAGTTCGCGCGTTCGCGCTTCGTCAATTTCGGTTGCCCGGTCGTCGATTGTCCGGACATGTGGACGGCCGCGACCAAGGTCGTGGCCATTGCGCAGAAGGGAGGATGA
- the sucD gene encoding succinate--CoA ligase subunit alpha, which translates to MAILVDKETKVLCQGMTGWAGTHHTARMMEYGTEVVAGVTPGKGGRTHLELPVYDTVAQAKAETGANASMIFVPPANAAKAMIEAIEAELPLVVVVTERVPALDMVRVRQALDGSKTRLVGPNSQGILAPEICKIGVMATGSERPGGVGIVSRSASLTSEVVAQISGEGLGQSTTVGVGGDPIHGMSMVQCVELFLADPETEGIVLIGEIGGTEEQEVAEYLQARKASKPVVALIAGQYAPPERRMGHSGTLTMYGRGDAGSKIAALERASVEIAPSSHLVGRTIRDALLRAR; encoded by the coding sequence GTGGCCATCCTCGTCGATAAAGAGACCAAGGTGCTGTGCCAGGGCATGACCGGCTGGGCAGGCACTCACCACACTGCGCGCATGATGGAATACGGCACCGAGGTGGTCGCGGGCGTGACGCCGGGCAAGGGCGGGCGCACCCATCTCGAACTGCCGGTGTATGACACGGTGGCTCAGGCCAAAGCCGAGACCGGCGCCAACGCCAGCATGATCTTCGTGCCGCCCGCCAACGCGGCGAAAGCGATGATCGAGGCGATCGAGGCTGAGCTTCCGCTGGTCGTCGTCGTCACCGAACGTGTGCCGGCACTCGACATGGTGCGGGTGCGTCAGGCGCTCGATGGCTCCAAGACGCGCCTCGTCGGCCCCAACTCGCAAGGCATTCTCGCGCCCGAGATCTGCAAGATCGGCGTGATGGCGACCGGCAGCGAACGGCCGGGCGGTGTTGGCATCGTCTCGCGCTCGGCCTCGCTGACAAGCGAGGTGGTGGCGCAGATTTCAGGCGAGGGGCTCGGTCAGTCGACCACGGTCGGCGTCGGCGGTGATCCGATCCACGGCATGAGCATGGTTCAGTGTGTGGAGTTGTTCCTCGCCGATCCGGAGACCGAAGGCATCGTGCTGATCGGCGAAATCGGCGGCACCGAGGAGCAGGAAGTTGCGGAGTATCTGCAGGCCCGCAAGGCGTCGAAGCCGGTGGTCGCGCTGATCGCCGGGCAATATGCACCGCCGGAGCGTCGCATGGGCCATTCCGGCACGCTCACGATGTATGGCCGCGGTGATGCCGGCAGCAAGATCGCCGCGCTCGAGCGCGCCAGTGTCGAGATCGCGCCGAGCTCGCATCTCGTCGGCCGCACCATCCGCGATGCACTGCTGCGCGCGCGGTGA
- a CDS encoding GFA family protein → MPNTYSGGCQCGNVRYEATLELDGVIACNCSRCGRLGSLLAFAPAGSFKLLKGDDAQTDYTFNKHIIHHLFCKTCGIESFARGKSPDGQEMVAINVRCLDGVDPDALSVKRVDGKSY, encoded by the coding sequence ATGCCGAACACCTACAGCGGCGGCTGCCAATGCGGCAACGTCCGATATGAAGCGACGCTCGAACTCGACGGCGTCATCGCCTGCAACTGCTCGCGCTGCGGACGGCTCGGCTCGCTGCTCGCGTTCGCGCCTGCCGGCTCGTTCAAGCTTCTGAAAGGCGATGACGCGCAGACCGACTACACGTTCAACAAGCACATCATCCATCATCTGTTCTGCAAGACCTGCGGCATCGAGTCGTTTGCACGCGGCAAGAGCCCCGACGGACAGGAGATGGTGGCGATCAACGTGCGTTGTCTCGACGGCGTCGATCCCGACGCGCTGTCCGTGAAGAGGGTCGACGGCAAAAGTTATTGA
- the bhcR gene encoding HTH-type transcriptional regulator BhcR, translated as MSTADHRKRGRPRSFNPAKAGSIQALDRGLALLRLVADADGLTLTDLAQRSGLAPSTVHRLLFTLEAHRFVFHDEERGLWLIGVDAFKTGAAFLRNRRLAGMGREVMRELMEQTGETINLGIEDNGEVVFISQIESHNTLRAFFRAGTRSLMHASGVGKALLAGFPEERVKQIFYTRGLQRFTENTRVDPTALLAELAESRARGWAIDDEERTPGMRCIAAPIYNELGETIAAVSISGPAVRLTTQRLGEFGPMVMRAADHITSSIGGVVPRRT; from the coding sequence ATGAGCACGGCAGACCATCGCAAGCGAGGACGGCCGCGAAGCTTTAACCCCGCGAAGGCCGGATCGATCCAGGCACTCGACCGCGGGCTTGCGCTTCTGCGCCTCGTTGCCGACGCCGATGGGCTGACGCTCACCGACCTCGCCCAGCGCTCGGGGCTCGCCCCATCCACCGTCCATCGCCTGCTGTTCACGCTCGAGGCGCATCGCTTCGTCTTTCACGACGAAGAGCGCGGGCTGTGGCTGATCGGCGTCGATGCCTTCAAGACCGGCGCCGCCTTCCTGCGCAACCGTCGCCTCGCCGGCATGGGGCGCGAGGTGATGCGCGAATTGATGGAGCAGACCGGCGAGACCATCAATCTCGGCATCGAGGACAATGGTGAGGTGGTCTTCATCTCGCAGATCGAAAGCCACAACACGCTGCGCGCCTTCTTCCGCGCCGGTACGCGCAGCCTGATGCACGCCTCCGGCGTTGGCAAGGCGCTGCTTGCGGGTTTCCCGGAAGAGCGCGTGAAGCAGATCTTCTATACGCGCGGACTGCAGCGCTTCACCGAGAATACCCGCGTCGATCCCACGGCCCTGCTCGCAGAACTGGCCGAAAGCCGCGCGCGCGGCTGGGCGATCGACGACGAGGAACGCACGCCCGGCATGCGATGCATCGCAGCGCCGATCTATAACGAACTCGGCGAGACCATCGCCGCAGTGTCGATTTCGGGGCCTGCAGTGCGACTTACCACGCAGCGGCTCGGTGAATTCGGTCCGATGGTGATGCGCGCGGCCGATCACATCACATCGTCGATCGGCGGCGTGGTGCCGCGCCGCACCTGA
- the gcl gene encoding glyoxylate carboligase: MARMRAIDAAVAVLEKEGIVQAFGVPGAAINPFYSAMKKRGSIKHVLARHVEGASHMAEGYTRAKPGNIGICIGTSGPAGTDMITGLYSAIADSIPILCITGQAPRARLYKEDFQAVDIESIAKPVTKWAVTVREPALVPRVFQQAFHIMRSGRPGPVLIDLPFDVQVAEIEFDEETYEALPVYKPSATRKQIEKALEMLNAAEKPLIVAGGGIISSGASDLLVQFAETMNVPVIPTLMGWGSIPDDHVLMAGMVGLQTSHRYGNATMLESDFVLGIGNRWANRHTGSIETYTKGRKFVHVDIEPTQIGRVFNPDLGIVSDAKAALELFVQVAKEWKKSGKLKERQAWPAACQDRKRTMLRKSHYDNVPIKPQRVYEEMSKAFGRDTCYVSVIGLSQIAGGQFLGVYKPNHWINAGQAGPLGWTLPAALGVRAADPSREIVALSGDYDFQFLIEELAVGAQFKLPYIHVLVNNSYLGLIRQSQRGFDMDYQVQLSFDNVNTPEIGEYGVDHIKVAEGLGCKAIRVTDPKDAQAAFAKAKAWMKEFSVPVVVEFILERVTNISMGTEIDNIVEFEEVLDLPLDEVPAGQGNPRKLQPV; encoded by the coding sequence ATGGCCCGTATGAGAGCAATCGACGCCGCTGTTGCCGTTCTGGAGAAGGAGGGCATCGTTCAGGCGTTCGGGGTTCCTGGCGCAGCCATCAATCCGTTCTATTCCGCGATGAAGAAGCGCGGTTCGATCAAGCACGTGCTGGCGCGCCACGTTGAAGGTGCATCCCACATGGCGGAGGGCTACACCCGCGCCAAGCCCGGCAACATCGGCATCTGCATCGGCACCTCCGGCCCGGCCGGCACCGACATGATCACCGGCCTTTACTCGGCGATCGCCGACTCCATTCCGATCCTCTGCATCACCGGGCAGGCGCCGCGCGCACGCCTCTACAAGGAAGACTTCCAGGCCGTCGACATCGAGTCGATCGCCAAGCCCGTCACCAAGTGGGCGGTCACGGTGCGCGAGCCGGCGCTGGTGCCGCGCGTGTTCCAGCAGGCCTTCCACATCATGCGCTCGGGCCGTCCGGGTCCGGTGCTGATCGATCTGCCGTTCGACGTGCAGGTCGCCGAGATCGAGTTCGACGAAGAGACCTATGAGGCGCTGCCGGTTTACAAGCCGTCGGCGACCCGCAAGCAGATCGAGAAGGCGCTCGAGATGCTCAATGCCGCCGAGAAGCCGCTGATCGTCGCGGGCGGCGGTATCATTTCCTCCGGCGCGTCCGATCTTCTGGTGCAGTTCGCCGAGACGATGAACGTGCCGGTGATCCCGACCCTGATGGGCTGGGGCTCCATTCCGGACGATCACGTTCTGATGGCCGGCATGGTCGGTCTGCAGACCAGCCACCGCTACGGCAACGCCACCATGCTCGAGTCCGATTTCGTGCTCGGCATCGGCAACCGCTGGGCCAACCGTCACACCGGTTCGATCGAGACCTACACCAAGGGCCGCAAGTTCGTTCACGTCGACATCGAGCCGACGCAGATCGGTCGCGTGTTCAATCCCGATCTCGGCATCGTCTCCGACGCCAAGGCCGCACTCGAACTCTTCGTGCAGGTCGCGAAGGAGTGGAAGAAGTCCGGCAAGCTCAAGGAGCGTCAGGCGTGGCCGGCTGCGTGTCAGGATCGCAAGCGCACCATGCTGCGCAAGAGTCACTACGACAACGTGCCGATCAAGCCGCAGCGCGTCTATGAGGAGATGAGCAAGGCGTTCGGTCGCGACACCTGCTACGTCAGCGTCATCGGCCTGTCGCAGATCGCGGGCGGTCAGTTCCTCGGCGTCTACAAGCCGAACCACTGGATCAACGCCGGTCAGGCCGGTCCGCTCGGCTGGACGCTGCCCGCAGCGCTCGGCGTGCGTGCTGCCGATCCGTCGCGCGAGATCGTCGCGCTGTCGGGCGACTACGACTTCCAGTTCCTGATCGAGGAGCTCGCGGTCGGCGCGCAGTTCAAGCTGCCCTACATCCACGTGCTGGTGAACAACTCGTATCTCGGGTTGATCCGTCAGTCGCAGCGCGGCTTCGACATGGACTATCAGGTCCAGTTGTCGTTCGATAACGTGAACACGCCGGAGATCGGCGAGTACGGTGTCGATCACATCAAGGTCGCGGAAGGCCTCGGCTGCAAGGCGATCCGCGTCACCGACCCGAAGGATGCGCAGGCTGCATTCGCCAAGGCCAAGGCCTGGATGAAGGAGTTCAGCGTGCCGGTGGTGGTCGAGTTCATCCTCGAGCGCGTCACCAACATTTCCATGGGTACGGAGATCGATAATATCGTCGAGTTCGAGGAGGTCCTCGATCTTCCGCTTGACGAAGTCCCGGCAGGTCAGGGTAATCCTCGCAAGCTGCAGCCTGTCTAA
- the hyi gene encoding hydroxypyruvate isomerase, with amino-acid sequence MPRFAANLTMLFNEVPFMERFAAAAKAGFKGVEYLFPYDFPAEDLAKQLSTHGLTQVLHNLPAGDWGKGERGIAIFPDRVDEFKAGVTKAITYAKALKCEQLNCLVGVLPQGGDAKKAHDTLVSNLKFAAGALKNEGIKLLIEPINTRDIPGFFLNRTQQALDLIAEVGSDNLYDQYDIYHMQIMEGDLARTIEANLPKIAHIQLADNPGRNEPGTGEINYPFLYQFLDKIGYKGWIGAEYKPKTDTVAGLGWLPK; translated from the coding sequence TTGCCGCGCTTTGCAGCCAATCTCACGATGTTGTTCAACGAAGTGCCGTTCATGGAGCGCTTCGCGGCGGCCGCCAAGGCCGGGTTCAAGGGTGTGGAATATCTGTTTCCGTACGACTTCCCGGCTGAGGATCTCGCCAAGCAGCTTTCGACGCATGGCCTGACACAGGTTCTTCACAATCTGCCCGCGGGCGATTGGGGCAAGGGCGAGCGCGGCATCGCGATCTTCCCGGACCGTGTCGACGAGTTCAAGGCTGGCGTCACCAAGGCGATCACTTACGCCAAGGCGCTGAAGTGCGAACAGCTCAACTGCCTCGTCGGCGTGCTGCCGCAGGGCGGCGACGCGAAGAAGGCTCACGATACGTTGGTGTCGAACCTGAAGTTCGCAGCCGGTGCGCTGAAGAACGAGGGCATCAAGCTCCTGATCGAGCCGATCAACACCCGCGACATTCCGGGCTTCTTCCTCAATCGTACGCAGCAGGCGCTCGATCTCATCGCCGAGGTCGGATCCGACAATCTGTACGATCAGTACGACATTTATCACATGCAGATCATGGAAGGTGATCTGGCCCGCACGATCGAGGCGAACTTGCCAAAAATCGCGCACATCCAGCTTGCGGACAATCCGGGCCGCAACGAGCCGGGCACGGGCGAGATCAACTATCCCTTCCTGTATCAGTTCCTCGACAAGATCGGCTACAAGGGCTGGATCGGCGCCGAGTACAAGCCTAAGACCGACACGGTCGCAGGGCTTGGCTGGTTGCCGAAATAA
- the glxR gene encoding 2-hydroxy-3-oxopropionate reductase: protein MSKKLGFIGLGTMGAPMAGHLIDAGHEVHLYTIEGVPADLAKKGKVAKSAADVAKNADIIIIMVPDTPHVDSVLFGENGVAESLGKGKIVVDMSSISPIETKKFAEKVEKLGARYLDAPVSGGEVGAKAASLTIMVGGHAEDFATVKPYFDLMGKNVTHVGGNGDGQTTKVANQIIVALNIEAVAEALIFASKAGADPAKVRQALMGGFASSRILEVHGERMINRTFDPGFRIELHQKDLNLALQGAKALGVSLPNTATAQELFNACAANGGKAWDHSAMVKALELMANHPVAGKK, encoded by the coding sequence ATGTCTAAGAAACTGGGCTTCATCGGACTGGGCACCATGGGTGCGCCGATGGCTGGCCATCTGATCGACGCGGGCCACGAGGTTCATCTCTACACCATCGAGGGTGTGCCGGCCGATCTTGCCAAGAAGGGCAAGGTTGCGAAGAGCGCTGCCGACGTGGCGAAGAACGCCGACATCATCATCATCATGGTGCCGGATACCCCGCATGTGGACTCCGTGCTGTTCGGTGAGAACGGCGTTGCCGAGAGCCTCGGCAAGGGCAAGATCGTCGTCGACATGAGCTCGATCTCGCCGATCGAGACCAAGAAGTTCGCCGAGAAGGTCGAGAAGCTCGGTGCACGATATCTCGACGCGCCGGTGTCCGGCGGCGAGGTCGGCGCCAAGGCAGCTTCGCTCACCATCATGGTCGGCGGTCACGCCGAGGACTTCGCAACCGTGAAGCCCTATTTCGACCTGATGGGCAAGAACGTCACCCATGTCGGCGGCAACGGCGACGGTCAGACCACCAAGGTCGCGAACCAGATCATCGTCGCGCTGAACATCGAGGCGGTGGCCGAGGCCCTGATCTTCGCATCGAAGGCGGGCGCGGATCCGGCCAAGGTGCGTCAGGCGTTGATGGGCGGCTTTGCGTCCTCGCGCATTCTCGAAGTGCATGGCGAGCGCATGATCAACCGCACCTTCGATCCGGGCTTCCGTATCGAACTGCACCAGAAGGATTTGAACCTCGCACTGCAGGGTGCCAAGGCGCTCGGCGTCTCATTGCCGAACACCGCGACCGCGCAGGAGCTGTTCAACGCTTGCGCCGCCAACGGCGGCAAGGCGTGGGATCACTCGGCGATGGTCAAGGCTCTGGAGTTGATGGCTAACCATCCGGTTGCCGGCAAGAAGTAA
- a CDS encoding 2-dehydropantoate 2-reductase produces the protein MKICIFGAGAIGGYMAVMLKRGGVDVSLVARGPHLAAIKANGLKVVFKDKELSAEMPATNDPRELGHQDYVIIALKSHQAWESVDQLKPLLGPNTSVVTAQNGVPWWYFYGLDEKFADLRLKSVDPGNRQWNTIGPQRVIGATVYPATEITEPGVIKHIYGDQFGLGEPNRQPSERLTAFADALTAGGLRPRLYDDIRDDIWIKLWGNLCFNPLSALTHATLDIVATDPGTRTVAKNMMLEAQQIGQHFGAHFRVDVERRINGAAGVGAHRTSMLQDLDKGRPLEIDALLTAVQEMGHLANVKTPYIDTVLALVQQMGRSHGVYPTFPEEVRTPEAVTA, from the coding sequence ATGAAGATTTGTATTTTCGGTGCTGGCGCGATCGGCGGCTACATGGCCGTGATGCTGAAACGTGGCGGCGTTGACGTTTCTCTCGTCGCGCGCGGACCCCATCTTGCCGCGATCAAGGCCAATGGCCTCAAGGTCGTGTTCAAGGACAAGGAATTGTCGGCTGAGATGCCGGCGACCAATGACCCCCGGGAGCTGGGGCACCAGGACTACGTCATCATTGCGCTCAAGTCGCATCAGGCGTGGGAATCCGTCGATCAGCTGAAGCCGCTGCTCGGCCCGAACACCTCTGTCGTCACCGCGCAGAACGGTGTTCCGTGGTGGTACTTCTACGGCCTCGACGAGAAGTTTGCCGATCTGCGCCTCAAGAGCGTCGATCCCGGCAATCGCCAGTGGAATACGATCGGCCCGCAGCGCGTGATCGGTGCGACCGTGTACCCGGCGACTGAAATCACCGAGCCCGGCGTCATCAAGCACATCTATGGCGACCAGTTCGGCCTCGGTGAGCCGAACCGTCAGCCGAGCGAGCGCCTCACCGCGTTTGCCGATGCGCTGACTGCGGGCGGACTGCGGCCGCGCCTTTACGACGACATTCGCGACGACATCTGGATCAAGCTGTGGGGCAACCTCTGCTTCAATCCGCTGTCCGCGCTGACCCATGCCACGCTCGACATCGTCGCGACCGATCCCGGCACGCGCACGGTGGCGAAGAACATGATGCTCGAGGCCCAGCAGATCGGCCAGCATTTCGGCGCGCATTTCCGCGTCGATGTGGAGCGCCGCATCAACGGTGCCGCCGGCGTCGGCGCCCATCGCACCTCGATGCTTCAGGACCTCGACAAGGGCCGTCCGCTCGAGATCGATGCACTGCTTACCGCAGTGCAAGAGATGGGCCATCTCGCCAACGTCAAAACGCCGTATATCGACACGGTGCTTGCGCTGGTGCAGCAGATGGGCCGCTCCCACGGCGTCTATCCGACCTTCCCCGAGGAGGTCAGAACCCCGGAAGCCGTCACGGCCTGA